In Parasteatoda tepidariorum isolate YZ-2023 chromosome 2, CAS_Ptep_4.0, whole genome shotgun sequence, one DNA window encodes the following:
- the LOC107446785 gene encoding FMRFamide receptor-like, giving the protein MKMNDSDIDDEWYHRNFLIYSRFWVQRILVPTIMTIGIIGNVITIVIMTRRRMRSSTNNYLAALAIFDMMYLIFTFILSLSHYPRVPDIDHYAYWRLRPFIFMLTDACSNSSVWLTVTFTIERYIAVCHPMKGKVFCTESRAKKAIVAVFLFCFAFTIPTPFEWKVIERVDDSTNRTTLSLDLTEMGKNYMYKTIYYWLTVVVFIFIPFILLAIFNSFLIRSVHMSKVQRSSMTRGSDNSQENKITIMLIAVVILFFICQLPTACHLLYSTLHESFDSKQLYLLRGLGNIFNFLMSLNAAGNFVLYCLLSQKYRKTFIQIFCPCMRENRNAMYYQSTVCSNVDTDSPGSNSRNACTLKCTDSPASTSRTAFLQVPKSSRSKVDYCDEDSIDENGRDCGRCQRFIRAPWKHLKQKNREQVIPLKGGGNKCIVITAPDGFPESQQWSAV; this is encoded by the coding sequence ATGAAGATGAATGACTCCGACATCGATGACGAATGGTACCACCGAAATTTCCTCATCTACTCAAGATTCTGGGTCCAAAGGATCCTCGTCCCCACCATCATGACAATTGGCATCATAGGTAATGTCATCACTATCGTGATCATGACACGCCGCAGGATGCGAAGTTCCACCAACAACTACCTGGCTGCCCTGGCCATTTTTGACATGATGTATTTGATATTCACCTTCATCCTTTCCCTCAGCCACTACCCAAGAGTTCCTGATATTGACCACTACGCCTACTGGAGACTCAGGCCTTTCATCTTCATGCTCACAGACGCCTGTAGTAACAGTTCAGTGTGGCTGACTGTCACATTCACAATTGAGCGCTATATCGCTGTGTGCCACCCGATGAAAGGCAAGGTTTTCTGTACGGAGTCCAGGGCCAAGAAAGCCATCGTCGCCGTGTTCTTGTTCTGTTTCGCTTTCACAATTCCCACCCCTTTCGAATGGAAAGTGATCGAAAGAGTCGACGATTCGACAAACCGAACTACTCTGTCTCTCGATCTGACAGAAATGGGCAAGAATTACATGTACAAGACAATTTACTACTGGTTGACTGTTGTGGTTTTCATTTTCATTCCCTTTATTTTGCTAGCCATTTTCAACAGCTTCTTAATAAGATCAGTTCACATGTCTAAAGTCCAGAGATCTTCGATGACCCGCGGCAGCGACAACAGCCAGGAGAACAAAATCACTATAATGCTGATCGCTGTCGtcatattgtttttcatttgtcAGCTACCTACCGCTTGTCACCTCTTGTACAGCACTCTGCACGAAAGCTTTGACTCTAAACAGCTCTACCTGCTGAGAGGGTTGGGCAATATATTCAATTTCCTCATGTCCCTCAACGCTGCGGGGAATTTTGTACTGTACTGTTTACTTAGTCAGAAATATAGGAAgacatttatacaaattttctgCCCCTGCATGCGAGAGAACAGAAACGCCATGTATTATCAAAGCACTGTCTGTAGCAATGTCGACACGGACAGTCCGGGAAGCAACTCGCGCAACGCTTGTACTCTCAAATGCACGGACAGTCCAGCGAGTACTTCGAGGACTGCTTTTCTGCAGGTACCGAAATCATCCCGTTCAAAGGTTGATTACTGTGACGAAGACAGCATCGATGAAAATGGAAGAGACTGTGGTAGATGCCAAAGGTTCATCAGAGCTCCGTGGAAACACCTGAAGCAGAAAAACCGGGAACAGGTGATCCCTCTGAAAGGGGGTGGCAACAAATGCATTGTGATAACAGCCCCGGACGGATTTCCGGAATCGCAGCAGTGGTCGGCTGTTTGA